One Bradyrhizobium sp. CCGB12 genomic window carries:
- a CDS encoding response regulator, whose translation MPRSSLSPIPSNLPDVAERRALQLLVVDDDATQRSLITVAAKQAGHEVTVAPSVAEAIEKLRAARFDCVTLDLVLEDGDGIDVLREMAKAKFAGSVIVISGMDGKRRSAARSFARSVGIELQSLPKPLDLAALRISLANLGKIAMGLPAIHTWGGVATDAIVERHRA comes from the coding sequence ATGCCCAGAAGCTCTCTCTCCCCCATCCCGTCAAACCTGCCCGACGTCGCCGAGCGCCGTGCGCTCCAGCTCCTGGTGGTCGATGACGACGCCACGCAGCGCAGCCTGATCACGGTCGCCGCCAAGCAGGCCGGGCACGAAGTTACCGTGGCGCCGTCCGTGGCGGAAGCGATCGAGAAGCTCCGCGCCGCGCGCTTCGACTGCGTGACGCTCGATCTCGTGCTGGAGGATGGCGACGGCATCGACGTGCTGCGCGAGATGGCGAAGGCGAAATTCGCCGGCTCCGTGATTGTCATCAGCGGCATGGACGGCAAGCGCCGCAGCGCCGCCCGCAGCTTCGCCCGTTCCGTTGGGATCGAGCTCCAGAGCCTGCCGAAGCCGCTGGATCTCGCGGCCCTGCGCATCAGCCTCGCCAATCTCGGCAAGATCGCGATGGGCCTGCCGGCGATCCATACCTGGGGTGGTGTCGCCACCGATGCGATCGTGGAGCGGCACCGCGCCTGA
- a CDS encoding ABC transporter permease, with protein sequence MGEARILLREAPVAAGGTGEVERKLSVAELLWNDGFVRKSVIILFLAAVWEAYGVALDNPLLFPTLHDTFVTLFERVKDGTIPMRAWTSLKVLFMGYSAGIVLAAIFTVLAISTRIGTDFLETVTAMFNPLPAIALLPLALIWFGLGNGSLVFVLIHSVLWPVALNTHSGFKSVSNTLRMVGRNYGLRGLPYVAKILIPAAFGSILTGLKIGWAFAWRTLIAAELVFGVSSGQGGLGWFIFENRNLLDIPAVFAGLLTVIIIGLFVENLIFRAIERNTVQKWGTQS encoded by the coding sequence ATGGGCGAAGCGAGAATCCTGCTGCGTGAAGCGCCGGTGGCTGCCGGCGGCACAGGCGAAGTCGAGCGCAAGCTGAGCGTTGCCGAGCTGTTGTGGAATGACGGCTTCGTCCGCAAGTCCGTCATCATCCTGTTCCTCGCCGCGGTCTGGGAGGCCTACGGCGTCGCTCTCGACAATCCCCTGCTGTTTCCGACACTGCACGACACCTTCGTGACGCTGTTCGAGCGCGTCAAGGACGGCACGATTCCGATGCGCGCGTGGACCTCGCTGAAGGTGCTGTTCATGGGCTATTCGGCCGGCATCGTGCTGGCCGCGATCTTCACCGTGCTCGCGATCTCGACCCGGATCGGCACCGACTTCCTGGAGACGGTGACGGCGATGTTCAATCCGCTGCCGGCAATCGCGCTGCTGCCGCTGGCGCTGATCTGGTTCGGGCTCGGCAATGGCAGTCTCGTCTTCGTACTGATCCATTCGGTGCTGTGGCCGGTCGCGCTCAACACCCATTCCGGTTTCAAGAGCGTGTCCAACACGCTGCGCATGGTCGGCCGCAATTACGGCCTGCGCGGGCTGCCCTACGTCGCCAAAATCCTCATCCCGGCGGCCTTCGGCTCGATCCTCACCGGCCTGAAGATCGGCTGGGCGTTTGCCTGGCGCACCCTGATCGCGGCCGAGCTGGTGTTCGGCGTGTCTTCGGGCCAGGGCGGGCTCGGCTGGTTCATCTTCGAGAACCGCAATTTGCTCGACATACCTGCCGTCTTCGCGGGCCTCTTGACCGTGATCATCATCGGGCTCTTTGTCGAGAACCTGATCTTCCGCGCCATCGAGCGGAACACCGTCCAGAAATGGGGCACCCAATCGTGA
- a CDS encoding response regulator transcription factor, with amino-acid sequence MAEQTSRGEIFVVDDDPAVRDTLSMVLKAAGYEVICFADGAALLSVARNRTPAAVLLDVHIPGKSGLDILKELQGEDYPAPIFMISGQGDIAMAVGAIKSGALDFIEKPFRGSEIVGRLDEAIGAYARRQAENASPKFGALHFPGREPLTRREREVLEQFASGASNKEAGRTLGISPRTIEDHRANIMKKLGARNAADLIRIVMTAAQRAS; translated from the coding sequence ATGGCCGAGCAAACCTCTCGTGGTGAAATCTTCGTGGTCGACGACGACCCTGCCGTTCGCGACACCTTGTCGATGGTGTTGAAGGCGGCGGGCTATGAAGTGATCTGTTTCGCGGACGGCGCAGCGCTGCTCTCCGTCGCGCGAAACCGCACACCGGCTGCGGTCCTGCTCGACGTGCATATTCCCGGAAAGTCGGGCCTCGACATTCTCAAGGAGCTGCAGGGCGAGGACTATCCGGCGCCGATCTTCATGATCTCCGGGCAGGGCGACATCGCGATGGCGGTGGGCGCCATCAAGAGCGGCGCGCTCGACTTCATCGAGAAGCCGTTTCGCGGCAGCGAGATCGTCGGCCGGCTCGACGAGGCGATCGGCGCCTATGCACGCAGGCAGGCGGAGAATGCGTCACCGAAATTCGGCGCGCTGCATTTCCCCGGACGCGAGCCGTTGACGCGAAGGGAGCGCGAGGTGCTCGAGCAGTTCGCCTCCGGCGCGTCCAACAAGGAAGCCGGCCGCACGCTCGGCATCAGCCCGCGCACCATCGAAGATCACCGCGCCAACATCATGAAGAAGCTCGGCGCGCGCAATGCCGCCGATCTGATCCGCATCGTGATGACCGCGGCCCAGCGGGCGTCGTAG
- a CDS encoding response regulator — protein sequence MANILIVDDDPAVQITIRLILERAGHHVTVAGDGRKGLALFEASQFDLLFLDIFMPGMDGLETMRHIRALAPAIPIIVISGRSMTPDAYAEPDFLKMATKLGAVASLQKPFHPGALLAAVDGCLKAARPEAPDVSAGRR from the coding sequence GTGGCCAACATCCTGATCGTGGATGACGACCCGGCCGTGCAGATCACGATCCGGCTGATCCTGGAGAGGGCCGGTCACCACGTCACCGTCGCCGGCGATGGCCGCAAAGGACTGGCGCTGTTCGAGGCCAGCCAGTTCGACCTGCTGTTTCTCGACATCTTCATGCCCGGCATGGACGGGCTGGAGACCATGCGCCACATCCGGGCGCTGGCTCCGGCCATTCCGATCATCGTCATTTCCGGCCGCTCGATGACGCCAGATGCCTATGCGGAGCCGGATTTCCTGAAGATGGCGACCAAGCTCGGCGCGGTGGCAAGCCTGCAAAAGCCGTTTCACCCCGGCGCCCTGCTCGCCGCGGTCGATGGCTGCCTGAAGGCGGCCCGGCCGGAGGCACCCGATGTCAGCGCCGGCCGCCGATGA
- a CDS encoding ABC transporter substrate-binding protein yields the protein MITHLRSRLAAAVLIAAAALSASAAHAQQKSEIALSRQPGIFYMPSHIMEKLKLIEKHAASLGVSGVTTKWITFSGGGAQTDALLAGGVDILNTGTGNLLLLWDRTRGGVKGIVATSAQPMTLISRDANIKSIKDFGPGDKIAVPTVKVSTQAIVLQIAAAEAFGADQWSKLDPNTVQLGHPDAYAALSNPKHEVHNHFSIPPFTFLELKNVPGAHVVLSSPDVMGGPLSQAQFFTTTKFADANPRIIQAVRDATKEAQDLIRSDTRQAVEIYKEITGDKTSVEELLDLLKEPGMMEWNLEPQGTMKFAAHLYKTGTLKNQPKAWTDYYLPVAHDLKGN from the coding sequence ATGATCACGCATCTTCGTAGCCGGCTTGCGGCTGCCGTCTTGATCGCCGCAGCCGCCCTGTCGGCATCCGCCGCGCACGCCCAGCAGAAATCCGAGATCGCGCTGTCGCGCCAGCCCGGCATCTTCTACATGCCGAGCCACATCATGGAGAAGCTGAAGCTGATCGAGAAGCACGCCGCTTCCCTCGGCGTCTCCGGTGTCACCACCAAATGGATCACCTTCTCCGGCGGCGGGGCGCAGACCGATGCGCTGCTCGCTGGCGGCGTCGACATCCTCAACACCGGGACAGGCAATCTGCTGCTGTTGTGGGATCGCACCCGCGGCGGCGTGAAGGGCATCGTCGCGACTTCGGCGCAGCCGATGACGCTGATCAGCCGTGACGCCAACATCAAGTCGATCAAGGATTTTGGCCCCGGCGACAAGATCGCGGTGCCGACCGTCAAGGTCTCGACCCAGGCGATCGTACTTCAGATCGCGGCCGCCGAGGCTTTTGGCGCCGACCAATGGTCGAAGCTCGACCCCAACACGGTGCAGCTCGGCCATCCCGACGCCTATGCCGCGCTGTCCAACCCGAAGCACGAGGTGCACAATCACTTCTCGATCCCGCCCTTCACCTTCCTGGAGCTGAAGAACGTGCCGGGTGCGCATGTGGTGCTGTCGTCGCCCGACGTGATGGGCGGCCCGCTCAGCCAGGCGCAATTCTTCACCACGACGAAGTTCGCCGACGCCAATCCAAGAATCATCCAGGCCGTGCGTGACGCCACCAAGGAAGCGCAGGACCTGATCCGCAGCGACACCAGGCAGGCGGTCGAGATCTACAAGGAGATCACCGGCGACAAGACCTCGGTGGAAGAGCTGCTCGACCTCCTCAAGGAGCCCGGCATGATGGAGTGGAATCTCGAGCCGCAGGGCACGATGAAATTCGCCGCCCATCTCTACAAGACCGGCACGCTGAAGAACCAGCCCAAGGCCTGGACGGATTATTATCTCCCCGTCGCGCACGACCTGAAGGGCAACTGA
- a CDS encoding ABC transporter ATP-binding protein has protein sequence MALLDVSSVTLRYKTSSAVVTATEKVSFTVDRSDRFVLLGPSGCGKSTLLKAVGGYMTPSEGRMTIDGREIHGPGADRMMIFQEFDQLLPWKSVLANVMFPLLTARKLSRKDAEAKARAYIEKVGLTRVVDAYPHTLSGGMKQRVAIARGMAMEPDILLMDEPFAALDALTRRTCQDELLQLWSETKFTVLFVTHSIAEAIRIGNRILLLSPHPGRVKAEVIDVDKVSNEDGSAGRLEKEIHDLLFASEATAH, from the coding sequence ATGGCGCTGCTCGACGTCAGCTCCGTGACGCTGCGCTACAAGACTTCCAGCGCAGTCGTCACCGCAACCGAAAAAGTGAGCTTCACCGTCGACCGGTCCGACCGCTTCGTGCTGCTCGGTCCCTCCGGCTGCGGCAAGTCGACCCTGCTCAAGGCCGTCGGCGGCTACATGACGCCGAGCGAAGGCCGCATGACCATCGATGGCCGCGAGATCCACGGTCCCGGCGCCGACCGCATGATGATCTTCCAGGAGTTCGACCAGCTCCTGCCCTGGAAGAGCGTGCTCGCCAACGTGATGTTCCCGCTGCTCACGGCGAGAAAGCTGTCGCGCAAGGACGCCGAGGCGAAGGCGCGGGCCTATATCGAGAAGGTCGGCCTCACGCGCGTGGTCGATGCCTATCCGCACACGCTCTCCGGCGGCATGAAGCAGCGCGTCGCGATCGCGCGCGGCATGGCGATGGAGCCGGACATCCTGCTGATGGACGAGCCGTTCGCGGCGCTCGACGCGCTGACGCGCCGGACCTGCCAGGATGAGCTGCTCCAGCTCTGGAGCGAGACCAAATTCACCGTGCTGTTCGTGACCCATTCGATCGCGGAGGCGATCCGCATCGGCAACCGAATCCTGCTGCTGTCGCCGCATCCCGGCCGCGTCAAGGCCGAGGTGATCGACGTCGACAAGGTTTCGAATGAGGACGGCAGCGCCGGCCGGCTGGAGAAAGAGATCCACGATCTTCTGTTCGCCTCCGAAGCAACCGCGCACTGA
- a CDS encoding PAS domain S-box protein, giving the protein MSAPAADDKELHSVPGRNWRGHSRSGANFHMTLATRLAIAMILLVAVTVAAVGWLGYRNTTQAVIPRVLERVEAQSRLLAIHLESYVAGARGDLLGYRSAAAINGLIRAHIGGGIDPLDGVSEQTWRERIAARLAAEIDAKPSYGQFRIIGLDDDQRELVRVDRSGPNGKARIVPKEELERKSERTYFQETIRLAGGEIYVSGIDLATRQGGTAELHVPTLRVATPLFTPDSKPFGIIIANIDMRTALDRVRSTPGAGGEIYVVNSRSDYLVHPDRAREFGSLRGHPTDWRRDFPFFATQVGSLEGTTHLMTDGSGRPSGVTIAPALLVGKEWVAIVETVPPPVFGRVPAAIQKTSLVVGILAVLAAASLAVLLARSLTRPIGRLTAAVQAIGSGRPADIPVDASGETGVLARAFAQMVEETRAKTAALQREVEEHRRTEVARSHHAARERLFSAAIESSDDAIVMQSLDAIITGWNPAAERLYGYSADEAIGKSTAIIVPPDRREHGKDYLRRIARGEPIERFETVRFCKDGTPVEISLSLSPIRGPSGEIIGASGTARSLTEARRAERALQQQLEERRQIFDASQDLIMVMDARGHIVQISPSSQAILGFSPEEMIGRSGADFIHPDHLEQSREDMRALRRGERPKLADTRCIHKDRHEVWLSWLGNWSEPAQRFFFIGRDMTEARRAQESLRESERLARNIVETSLDAFVQTDETSSILNWNSQAEQLFGWRRDEVLGKSTIDLIVAESERDRVSAGLTQFLANDDGRTLNRRRELMCQRRDGKEFMAELSVTALKRREGLLFNVFYRDLTDKIAAEERIRHAEKMEAVGQLTGGVAHDFNNILTVITGTIEILAEAVEKEPQLAAITKMIDEAAGRGAELTQHLLAFARKQPLQPREIDINSLIVDTAKLLRPTLGEQIQIEAVFEDENCVAIVDPNQLTTAILNLALNARDAMPGGGKLILETGGAYLDEVYANVNDVRPGHYVMIAVSDTGTGIAATMLARVFDPFFTSKGPGKGTGLGLSMVYGFIKQSAGHIKIYSEEGHGTTIKMYLPPGKTATAVGEGVTPVTIEGGHETILVVEDDRLVRDYVLAQLHALGYVTLQAANAAEALAIVAAGKPFDLLFTDVIMPGKMNGRQLADELQKTRPDLRVVYTSGYTENAIIHHGRLDAGVLLLAKPYRKSDLARIIRKALGA; this is encoded by the coding sequence ATGTCAGCGCCGGCCGCCGATGACAAGGAGCTTCATTCCGTTCCAGGCCGGAACTGGCGCGGCCATTCGAGAAGCGGCGCGAATTTCCACATGACGCTCGCGACGCGGCTTGCCATCGCGATGATCCTGCTGGTGGCGGTGACCGTGGCCGCCGTCGGATGGCTGGGCTACCGCAACACGACCCAGGCCGTCATTCCGCGGGTGCTGGAACGCGTCGAGGCCCAGTCTCGCCTGCTGGCAATCCATCTCGAATCCTATGTTGCCGGAGCTCGCGGCGATCTGCTCGGCTATCGCTCGGCCGCAGCCATCAACGGCCTGATCCGCGCTCATATCGGTGGCGGCATCGATCCTCTCGACGGCGTTTCGGAGCAAACTTGGCGCGAGCGCATCGCAGCGCGCCTCGCCGCCGAGATCGACGCCAAGCCGAGCTACGGACAATTCCGAATCATCGGCCTGGACGACGACCAGCGCGAGCTGGTCCGCGTCGATCGGTCCGGCCCGAATGGAAAGGCGCGGATCGTCCCCAAGGAGGAACTGGAGCGCAAGAGCGAACGAACCTACTTTCAGGAGACGATTCGACTGGCGGGTGGCGAGATCTATGTGTCCGGCATCGATCTCGCCACCCGCCAGGGAGGGACGGCCGAGCTCCACGTTCCGACGTTGCGGGTCGCGACGCCCCTGTTCACGCCGGACAGCAAGCCGTTCGGCATCATCATCGCCAATATCGACATGCGCACGGCCCTCGACCGCGTCCGCTCGACCCCGGGCGCAGGGGGAGAGATCTATGTCGTGAATTCGCGCAGTGACTATCTCGTCCATCCCGATCGCGCGCGCGAATTCGGCTCATTGCGTGGCCACCCCACCGACTGGCGCCGTGACTTTCCATTCTTCGCAACCCAGGTCGGCTCGCTGGAGGGCACCACGCATCTCATGACCGACGGGTCGGGCCGGCCGAGCGGCGTGACGATCGCGCCGGCGCTGCTGGTCGGCAAGGAATGGGTTGCGATCGTCGAGACGGTCCCTCCGCCTGTGTTCGGCCGCGTGCCGGCGGCGATCCAAAAGACCTCTCTGGTGGTCGGCATCCTGGCCGTGCTCGCGGCGGCCTCACTTGCGGTGCTGCTGGCGCGCTCATTGACGCGCCCGATCGGGCGTCTGACCGCGGCGGTGCAGGCAATCGGCAGCGGACGGCCGGCGGACATCCCCGTCGATGCCAGCGGCGAGACAGGCGTGCTGGCACGGGCCTTTGCCCAGATGGTCGAGGAAACCCGGGCGAAAACAGCCGCGCTTCAACGCGAGGTCGAGGAGCATCGCCGCACCGAGGTCGCGCGAAGCCACCACGCGGCGCGCGAGCGCTTGTTCAGCGCCGCGATCGAATCGTCCGACGATGCGATCGTGATGCAGTCGCTCGATGCCATCATCACGGGCTGGAATCCGGCCGCCGAACGCCTCTATGGTTATTCGGCTGACGAGGCGATCGGGAAATCCACCGCGATCATCGTTCCCCCCGACCGTCGCGAGCACGGCAAGGACTATCTGCGACGGATCGCCCGGGGCGAGCCGATCGAACGTTTCGAGACGGTGCGCTTCTGCAAGGACGGCACCCCGGTCGAGATCTCACTCAGCCTCTCGCCGATCAGGGGCCCGTCGGGCGAGATCATCGGGGCCTCCGGGACCGCGCGCAGCCTCACCGAGGCGCGGCGGGCCGAGCGGGCGCTCCAGCAGCAGCTCGAGGAGCGGCGGCAGATCTTCGATGCCTCGCAGGACCTGATCATGGTCATGGATGCGCGCGGCCACATCGTGCAGATCAGCCCGAGCAGCCAAGCCATTCTCGGCTTCAGCCCGGAGGAGATGATCGGCCGCAGCGGTGCCGATTTCATTCACCCCGATCATCTGGAGCAGTCCCGCGAGGACATGCGCGCGCTGCGGCGCGGCGAGCGCCCCAAGCTCGCCGACACCCGCTGCATCCACAAGGACCGGCACGAGGTCTGGCTCTCCTGGCTCGGCAACTGGTCCGAGCCGGCGCAACGCTTCTTCTTCATCGGACGTGACATGACGGAGGCGCGGCGTGCGCAGGAATCGCTGCGCGAGAGCGAACGGCTCGCCCGCAACATCGTCGAGACCTCACTCGACGCCTTCGTCCAGACCGACGAGACCAGCAGCATCCTGAACTGGAACTCGCAGGCCGAACAGCTCTTCGGCTGGCGCCGCGACGAGGTGCTCGGCAAGAGCACGATCGATCTGATCGTAGCCGAGAGCGAGCGTGACAGGGTCAGCGCGGGCCTGACGCAATTCCTCGCAAACGATGACGGCAGGACGCTGAACCGCCGCCGCGAGCTGATGTGCCAACGCCGCGACGGCAAGGAATTCATGGCCGAGCTGAGCGTCACCGCGCTGAAGCGCCGCGAGGGCCTGCTGTTCAACGTCTTCTACCGCGACCTCACCGACAAGATCGCGGCCGAGGAGCGCATCCGCCATGCCGAGAAGATGGAGGCGGTCGGCCAGCTCACCGGCGGCGTGGCGCATGATTTCAACAACATCCTCACCGTCATCACCGGAACGATCGAGATCCTCGCGGAGGCAGTCGAGAAGGAGCCGCAGCTTGCGGCCATCACCAAGATGATCGACGAGGCCGCCGGGCGCGGCGCCGAGCTGACCCAGCATTTGCTCGCCTTCGCGCGCAAGCAGCCGCTCCAGCCGCGCGAGATCGACATCAACTCGCTGATCGTCGACACCGCGAAACTGCTGCGACCGACGCTGGGCGAGCAGATCCAGATCGAAGCTGTATTCGAGGACGAGAACTGCGTCGCGATCGTCGATCCCAACCAGCTCACCACTGCGATCCTCAACCTCGCGCTCAATGCCCGCGACGCCATGCCTGGCGGCGGCAAGCTGATCCTGGAGACGGGCGGCGCCTATCTCGACGAGGTCTATGCCAACGTCAACGATGTCCGGCCGGGGCACTACGTGATGATCGCCGTGAGCGACACCGGTACCGGAATTGCCGCGACCATGCTGGCCAGGGTATTCGACCCCTTCTTCACCTCAAAGGGGCCCGGCAAGGGCACCGGACTCGGGCTTTCGATGGTCTACGGCTTCATCAAGCAGTCCGCGGGCCACATCAAGATCTACAGCGAGGAAGGCCACGGCACCACGATCAAGATGTATCTGCCGCCGGGCAAGACGGCGACGGCGGTCGGCGAAGGCGTGACGCCTGTGACGATCGAGGGCGGACACGAGACGATCCTCGTGGTCGAGGACGACCGGCTGGTGCGCGACTACGTGCTGGCGCAACTGCATGCGCTGGGTTACGTCACCTTGCAGGCTGCGAACGCCGCGGAGGCGCTCGCCATCGTCGCCGCCGGCAAGCCGTTCGACCTCCTGTTCACCGATGTCATCATGCCTGGCAAGATGAACGGACGTCAGCTCGCTGACGAGCTCCAGAAGACCCGCCCAGATCTCAGGGTGGTCTACACGTCCGGCTACACCGAGAATGCGATCATCCATCACGGCCGGCTGGATGCGGGCGTTCTGCTGCTGGCCAAGCCCTACCGCAAATCGGATCTGGCGCGGATCATCCGCAAGGCGCTGGGCGCCTGA
- the araD gene encoding L-arabinonate dehydratase, giving the protein MVTKTKTPDQLRSARWFAPDDLRSFGHRSRAMQMGYAPEEWKDRPCIAIINTWSEAQPCHMHFKSRVDDVKRGILMAGGLPVELPALSLSESLLKPTTMLYRNLLAMEAEELLRSHPVDGVVLMGGCDKTTPALLLGATSMNIPAIYLPAGPMLRGNWKGKTLGSGSDGWKYWDERRAGKISDKDWLDIEAGIARSYGTCMTMGTASTMTAIAEAIGMTLPGASSIPAADANHIRMASECGRRIVEMVWEDLTPKAIQTRKAFENAIAVAMAMGCSTNAIIHLIAQARRAGQDIGLDDFEIASRKVPVIANVRPSGDAYLMEDFFYAGGLPALMGEIKSHLHLDCITVTGKTLGENIDGAEVHNPDVIRSVDNPIYKEGALAVLKGNLAPDGCVIKPSACAPRFLKHTGPALVFDDYPSMKKAVDDPNLDVTEDHILILRNAGPQGGPGMPEWGMLPIPTKLVKQGVRDMVRISDARMSGTSYGACILHVSPESYIGGPLALVQNGDCITLDVAARTINLDVPEAELAKRRAAWKQPERRFERGYGWMFTKHIKQANDGCDFDFLETDFGAPIGEPSIY; this is encoded by the coding sequence ATCGTGACCAAGACAAAAACGCCCGACCAGCTCCGCAGCGCGCGCTGGTTCGCACCCGACGATCTCCGCTCGTTCGGCCACCGCTCACGCGCCATGCAGATGGGCTATGCGCCGGAAGAGTGGAAGGACCGGCCGTGCATCGCGATCATCAACACCTGGTCGGAGGCGCAGCCTTGCCACATGCACTTCAAGTCGCGCGTCGACGACGTCAAGCGCGGCATCCTGATGGCCGGCGGCCTGCCGGTGGAGTTGCCGGCGCTGTCGCTGTCGGAATCGCTGCTCAAGCCGACCACCATGCTCTATCGCAATCTCCTTGCGATGGAGGCTGAGGAGCTCTTGCGCAGCCATCCCGTCGACGGCGTGGTGCTGATGGGCGGCTGCGACAAGACCACGCCGGCGCTGCTCTTGGGCGCGACCTCGATGAACATTCCGGCCATCTATTTGCCGGCCGGCCCGATGTTGCGCGGCAACTGGAAGGGCAAGACGCTCGGCTCCGGCTCGGATGGCTGGAAATACTGGGACGAACGCCGCGCCGGCAAAATCTCCGACAAGGACTGGCTCGATATCGAGGCCGGCATCGCCCGTAGCTACGGCACCTGCATGACCATGGGCACCGCCTCGACCATGACGGCGATTGCGGAGGCGATCGGCATGACGCTGCCGGGCGCTTCCTCGATTCCGGCCGCGGATGCCAATCACATCCGCATGGCCTCCGAATGCGGCCGCCGCATCGTCGAGATGGTGTGGGAGGATTTGACGCCGAAGGCGATCCAGACCCGCAAGGCGTTCGAGAACGCCATCGCGGTGGCGATGGCGATGGGTTGCTCGACCAACGCGATCATCCATCTGATCGCGCAGGCCCGCCGCGCCGGCCAGGACATCGGTCTCGACGATTTCGAGATTGCGAGCCGCAAGGTTCCCGTGATTGCCAACGTTCGCCCGAGCGGCGATGCCTATCTGATGGAGGATTTCTTCTATGCCGGCGGCCTGCCGGCGCTGATGGGCGAGATCAAGTCGCATCTGCATCTCGACTGCATCACGGTAACAGGCAAGACCCTCGGCGAGAACATCGATGGCGCCGAGGTGCACAACCCCGATGTGATCCGCTCCGTCGACAATCCCATCTACAAGGAGGGCGCGCTCGCCGTGCTCAAGGGTAATCTCGCGCCCGACGGCTGCGTCATCAAGCCGAGCGCCTGCGCGCCGCGCTTCCTCAAGCACACCGGGCCCGCGCTGGTGTTCGACGACTATCCGTCGATGAAGAAGGCGGTCGACGATCCCAACCTTGATGTCACCGAGGACCACATCCTGATCCTGCGCAATGCAGGCCCGCAAGGAGGGCCGGGCATGCCGGAATGGGGCATGCTGCCGATTCCCACAAAACTCGTGAAGCAGGGCGTGCGCGATATGGTGCGCATCTCCGACGCGCGCATGAGCGGCACCAGCTACGGCGCCTGCATCCTGCACGTCTCGCCGGAGTCCTATATCGGTGGCCCGCTGGCGCTGGTGCAGAACGGCGACTGCATCACGCTCGATGTCGCCGCGCGCACCATCAATCTCGATGTGCCCGAGGCCGAGCTCGCCAAGCGCCGCGCCGCCTGGAAGCAGCCCGAGCGCCGATTCGAACGCGGCTATGGCTGGATGTTCACAAAACACATCAAGCAGGCCAATGACGGCTGCGACTTCGACTTCCTCGAGACCGATTTCGGCGCGCCGATCGGCGAGCCGTCGATTTATTGA
- a CDS encoding GntR family transcriptional regulator, translating into MESPHPAPRAAPRPAARLDRGRQAAPQVFERLRNAIIALELPPGAPLSRAELAGQFGVSSTPVRDALMRLEEEGLVDVFPQHATVVSRIDVNRAQQAHFLRQALELEIVRLLATNPDASLIVRLDHAIALQQQFARAGEFEAFMAGDNDFHAQLYTAAGKQDLWALVRSRSGHSDRLRRLHLPSPGKAQNIVRHHKLITRAIEAGDADAAQQHLRKHLSGTLSELDKIRSHYPEYLTD; encoded by the coding sequence ATGGAATCACCCCACCCCGCGCCGCGCGCGGCACCACGACCCGCCGCCCGGCTCGATCGCGGCCGTCAAGCCGCTCCGCAGGTGTTCGAGCGGTTGCGCAATGCGATCATCGCCCTGGAACTGCCGCCCGGCGCCCCGCTGTCACGCGCCGAGCTCGCCGGGCAGTTCGGCGTCAGCTCCACGCCGGTGCGCGACGCACTGATGCGGCTCGAGGAGGAAGGCCTGGTCGACGTGTTTCCGCAGCATGCGACCGTGGTCAGCCGGATCGACGTCAATCGCGCGCAACAGGCGCATTTCCTGCGCCAGGCGCTGGAGCTGGAGATCGTCCGCCTGCTCGCAACCAACCCCGACGCGTCCCTGATCGTTCGCCTCGATCACGCCATCGCGTTGCAGCAGCAATTCGCGAGGGCCGGTGAGTTCGAGGCCTTCATGGCCGGCGACAACGATTTTCACGCCCAGCTCTACACGGCCGCCGGCAAGCAGGATCTGTGGGCGCTGGTGCGCAGCCGCAGCGGGCACAGCGATCGTTTGCGCCGTCTGCACCTGCCCTCGCCGGGCAAGGCCCAGAACATCGTGCGCCACCACAAACTGATCACCCGCGCGATCGAGGCCGGAGACGCCGACGCTGCGCAACAACACCTGCGCAAGCATCTGTCGGGCACGCTGAGCGAACTGGACAAGATCCGGAGCCATTATCCCGAGTACCTGACCGATTAA